A window of the Egibacter rhizosphaerae genome harbors these coding sequences:
- the mgrA gene encoding L-glyceraldehyde 3-phosphate reductase yields MSYQPHPERYEEMTYRRCGRSGLKLPAVTLGLWQNFGDDRPLETQRAIVRRAFDRGVTHFDLANNYGPPPGAAEENLGRILATDLAGYRDEIVVSTKAGYDMWPGPYGDWGSRKYLLASLDQSLARMGLEYVDIFYSHRVDPHTPLEETMGALDTAVRQGKALYAGISSYSAERTRQAEAILRDLGTPLLIHQPSYSMLNRWVEDELLDVLGELGVGMIAFSPLAQGMLTGKYLGGIPEGSRAARDGTLSPELLTDDNLARIRALDAIARDRGQSLAQLAIAWVLRDERVTSALLGASSVRQLDENLAALEHLALTEDELEAIDEHATEGGIDLWRASARS; encoded by the coding sequence ATGAGCTACCAGCCGCACCCCGAACGCTACGAGGAGATGACCTACCGCCGGTGTGGGCGCAGCGGCCTCAAGCTGCCCGCGGTCACCCTCGGCCTGTGGCAGAACTTCGGCGACGACCGACCGCTCGAGACCCAACGGGCGATCGTTCGCCGGGCCTTCGATCGCGGCGTCACCCACTTCGACCTCGCCAACAACTACGGGCCACCTCCGGGCGCGGCGGAGGAGAACTTGGGCAGGATCCTCGCCACCGATCTGGCCGGATACCGAGACGAGATCGTCGTGTCGACCAAGGCGGGGTACGACATGTGGCCGGGCCCGTACGGCGACTGGGGCTCGCGCAAGTACCTGCTCGCGAGCCTCGATCAGAGCCTCGCCCGCATGGGGCTCGAGTACGTCGACATCTTCTACTCCCACCGCGTGGACCCGCACACGCCCCTCGAGGAGACGATGGGGGCGCTGGACACCGCGGTGCGCCAGGGCAAGGCCCTGTACGCCGGGATCTCGTCGTACTCGGCGGAGCGCACCCGTCAGGCGGAGGCGATCCTGCGCGACCTCGGCACGCCGCTGCTCATCCACCAGCCCTCGTACTCGATGCTGAACCGCTGGGTCGAGGACGAGTTGCTCGACGTGCTCGGGGAGCTCGGCGTCGGGATGATCGCGTTCAGTCCGCTGGCGCAGGGGATGCTGACCGGCAAGTACCTGGGCGGCATCCCCGAGGGCTCCCGCGCGGCCCGCGACGGCACGCTGTCACCCGAGCTGCTCACCGACGACAACCTGGCGCGCATCCGGGCGCTCGACGCGATCGCCCGTGACCGCGGGCAGTCGTTGGCACAGCTCGCGATCGCCTGGGTGCTGCGCGACGAACGCGTCACCTCGGCCCTGCTGGGCGCGAGCAGCGTGCGCCAACTCGACGAGAACCTCGCGGCGCTCGAGCACCTCGCCCTCACCGAGGACGAGCTCGAAGCGATCGACGAGCACGCCACCGAGGGCGGCATCGACCTCTGGCGGGCCTCGGCGCGGAGCTGA
- a CDS encoding class I SAM-dependent methyltransferase — translation MDRRKAIVGRGYDALADAYREWSTRIVGDPRERLLDELACRLATGAQVVDLGCNDGLPWTRRLAERFEVVGVDIAPGQIAQARRNVPNAHFIAGDLAAVELPREEFDAVVALYTLHHLPREEEGDALRRMAGWLRPGGRLLASFGAGQVDDEGEWLGVPMVFSSHDVATNRARVAGAGLDVTREEIVTIEEPQGVATFQWILGRRPQASRV, via the coding sequence ATGGACCGGCGCAAGGCCATCGTCGGTCGTGGCTACGACGCGCTTGCGGACGCGTACCGTGAGTGGAGCACGCGGATCGTTGGCGACCCACGCGAGCGGCTGCTCGATGAGCTCGCCTGCCGGCTCGCCACCGGGGCCCAGGTCGTCGATCTGGGCTGCAACGACGGCCTGCCCTGGACGCGGCGGCTCGCGGAGCGGTTCGAAGTCGTCGGGGTCGACATCGCGCCCGGACAGATTGCCCAGGCACGCCGCAACGTCCCCAACGCACACTTCATCGCCGGTGATCTCGCGGCGGTGGAGCTGCCCCGTGAGGAGTTCGACGCGGTTGTCGCGCTGTACACGCTGCACCACCTTCCCCGCGAGGAGGAGGGCGACGCGCTGAGACGGATGGCGGGATGGTTGCGTCCGGGAGGCCGGCTGCTCGCCTCGTTCGGGGCAGGGCAGGTCGACGACGAGGGCGAGTGGCTCGGCGTGCCGATGGTGTTCTCCAGTCACGACGTGGCCACGAACCGCGCGCGAGTGGCCGGTGCGGGTCTCGACGTCACCCGCGAGGAGATCGTCACCATCGAGGAGCCCCAGGGTGTGGCGACGTTCCAGTGGATACTAGGGCGGCGGCCGCAGGCCTCTCGCGTGTGA
- a CDS encoding VOC family protein produces the protein MTSTNGIARLQLVAFDCPDPRALADFYAAITGWELDEDAGDWVQLRSDAGATLAFQEAPDHQPPVWPSSDRSQQAHLDFEVRDLDAGEEQVLALGARKTEVQPGESFRVYLDPAGHPFCLVLHPDAVTT, from the coding sequence ATGACCTCCACGAACGGCATCGCCCGCCTGCAGCTGGTCGCGTTCGACTGTCCGGACCCGCGGGCCCTGGCCGACTTCTACGCCGCGATCACCGGGTGGGAACTCGACGAGGACGCGGGGGACTGGGTCCAGTTGCGCAGTGACGCGGGCGCCACGCTCGCGTTCCAGGAGGCCCCGGACCATCAGCCGCCGGTGTGGCCGAGCTCGGACCGGTCGCAGCAAGCCCACCTCGACTTCGAGGTGCGCGACCTCGACGCTGGCGAGGAGCAGGTCCTCGCCCTGGGCGCCCGCAAGACCGAGGTGCAGCCGGGTGAGAGCTTCCGCGTCTACCTCGACCCCGCGGGCCACCCCTTCTGCCTGGTGCTGCACCCCGACGCGGTGACGACCTGA
- a CDS encoding DUF885 domain-containing protein: protein MGRLGPIRPRGAPVARPHHRPDDADAAADALAAFGAWLTDELAPQARGHFPLGEEALGRLLADHHLLDESPAAVAARGEALCARTDEAMAELAPQGDWRAALHEAKQHRPDHEGLLPAYREAAERMTARCAEAGVVTDPGVPLTVEATPEFLRPMLSYAAYLAPGAFDELAGAGRFWVTPPGDDGGLTDHNFATIQSVSAHEGYPGHHLQLTAVGRNPGIARRMRVSTLMTEGWGLYCEELMAEVGAYDDAARLAQLAMTKLRAVRICVDMGLQTGAMSPEEAVDRLAHEADLARSTAAGEVDRYTFTPDQPFTYLYGAEQIRELRAAWRARHGGGLRAFHDELLRYGHFPPELAAERMLAGSGRSEPEESP, encoded by the coding sequence GTGGGTAGGCTCGGGCCGATCCGACCCCGAGGAGCCCCAGTTGCGCGTCCCCACCACCGCCCGGACGACGCTGACGCCGCGGCCGACGCCTTGGCCGCGTTCGGGGCGTGGCTCACCGACGAGCTCGCACCGCAGGCCCGCGGTCACTTCCCTCTCGGCGAGGAGGCGCTCGGCCGGTTGCTGGCCGACCACCATCTGCTCGACGAGTCACCGGCGGCTGTCGCGGCCCGCGGCGAGGCGCTCTGCGCCCGCACCGACGAGGCGATGGCCGAGCTCGCGCCGCAGGGCGACTGGCGAGCGGCGCTGCACGAGGCCAAGCAGCACCGGCCCGACCACGAGGGATTGCTGCCGGCCTACCGCGAGGCCGCCGAGCGCATGACCGCGCGCTGCGCCGAGGCCGGGGTGGTCACCGATCCGGGCGTGCCGCTCACGGTCGAGGCCACCCCCGAGTTCCTGCGGCCGATGCTGAGCTACGCCGCCTACCTCGCGCCCGGAGCCTTCGACGAGCTCGCCGGTGCCGGCCGATTCTGGGTGACACCGCCGGGTGACGACGGAGGCTTGACCGACCACAACTTCGCCACGATCCAGTCGGTCTCGGCCCACGAGGGCTATCCCGGCCACCATCTCCAGCTGACCGCGGTGGGACGCAACCCGGGCATTGCTCGCCGGATGCGCGTGTCGACGCTGATGACCGAGGGGTGGGGCCTGTACTGCGAGGAGCTGATGGCCGAGGTCGGTGCCTACGACGACGCGGCGCGCCTCGCCCAGCTCGCGATGACCAAGCTGCGGGCGGTGCGGATCTGTGTCGACATGGGGCTGCAGACCGGGGCGATGTCCCCGGAGGAGGCCGTCGACCGCCTGGCGCACGAGGCCGACCTCGCGCGCTCCACCGCCGCGGGCGAGGTCGACCGCTACACGTTCACCCCCGACCAGCCGTTCACCTACCTCTACGGCGCCGAGCAGATCCGCGAGCTCCGCGCGGCCTGGCGGGCCCGCCACGGCGGTGGGCTGCGGGCGTTCCACGACGAGCTGCTGCGCTACGGCCACTTCCCGCCCGAGCTCGCCGCCGAGAGGATGCTCGCCGGGTCGGGCCGGTCCGAACCCGAGGAGTCGCCATGA